The genomic DNA TTTCAACAACCTGTCAGTAAAGGTATGGAAAGAACCGGCGCACTCTCCTTTTATACGCCGGGTAGCCGGGAAACTGCTTCTCCAGCCATTTCTCCTCCCGCCGCGCCTTCATGTCGAGCAGGATGAGGAGAAGAACCGTGTAGCCCAGCGTGAGCCACCCGTGCACCCAGAGTCCCCAACCAAACCCCATGAACAGCAGGCCGCTGTAGATCGGGTGCCGTACAAGGCGGTATGCTCCCCGATCCAGAAGGACGCTCCCCTCCCTGGGGCGCACGAACGGCGTGAAGAACTTTCCGTGCTGCAGCGTCGCGACCAGAGCGAGAAGCCCTCCGGCGGCAAAGAGGACTCCTCCCGCTACCGAACCGATGTTCCACCAGAGCGGGCTCCAAGGTGGAAGTGCGTCGGTTGTACTCGGGCCGAATGCAATGAGGGCAAAGAGAGAGAATTGGCCGACTATGAACCAGCCGCCACGGGAGGTTTTACTGGAGGAAGTCATCCCGCCTGCCCGGTTTCGGGCACAGGCTGATTTACAAGCCGCTGCCGGTACGTGGTGAAATCGGGGATATGCCTTTGATAGTCGGAGGACATTAATGGGGATGAGATGAGGAAATCGGCGGTGGCAAGATTGCACGCGACGGGGACGTTCCAGAGGACGGCCAGCCGCAGGAGCGCCTTCACGTCCGGGTCGTGGGGCTGGGGCTCCAGGGGGTCCCAGAAGAATATGATGAAGTCGATCTCCCCTTCGGCAATCTTTGCGCCGATCTGCTGGTCCCCACCCAGCGGTCCGCTCTGCATCTTCGTCACCGGCAACTCCAGGATTTCCTCCAGAAGGGTTCCGGTGGTGCCGGTAGCGTACAGATGATGAACACTTATCGATTCCCTGTGAGAGGCGACCCACTTCAGCAGGTCATCCTTCTTGTTGTCATGGGCTACAAGCGCGATGCTCTTGCGCGGCATGGAATCCTCTTCCATAGCTGGACCTCCTGCGTTTCAGCGAGATGATTCACTTATATCCGACAACAAGCCGGGCCTCAAACAAATTGTGACCTCGAAGCATTGAGGACAAATCCGGCAGCGACGCTTCAGTTTGAACCCAGGTCCCCCTCCAGCTGGATTACCTGATCGGTGATCTCGGTGAAGGACACGTCGTGGCTTATGAGGAAGAGCTGGTCGTACCAGTGCTCCGACACCTCTTCCTTGCCGTGGTCTATCGCTCGGAATGCCTGAGCAAGGTTTCCGCGCCGGGAAGCGTCCAGGTTCGACGTCGGCTCGTCGAAAAAGGCCACCCGGGCGCCCGTCGTCTGCAGCAGTGCAAGACGCAGCGCCACCACTGCGCTCATGAGCTGCCCTCCGGAAAGCTGGTCGTCCGTTCGCTCCCGTATCGTTCCATCCACCATGTCCCTCAGGACGATCTGGTAGTTCTCCCCCCAGTGTAGCTCCTCGTCCGACTCGGCAATGGTTCGGTAGATCGTGTCGGCGCGGGTGCCGATCTCCTCCCGGAATCGCTCGGAAAGCTGTGCGGAGACTTTATTGAAGACCCTGTTTCGCAGGTATTTTACCAGTTCCTCTTTTTTCCTCAGTTCCCGGAGCTCCTCCTGCTTCCTGCCTATCTCCTCCTGTACCTTCTGAAGCTCTGCAACCTCCCCGGCAACTCGCTTCAGGTTCTGGTCAAGATGGTTCAGGGCTTCCCGCAACGCAGCCGTGGAAGCATTCAATGCCTCCTTCCTTCCCTGGGCCGCTGCATGTGTTTCTGCGGAATATCCGGTCGAAAGCTCGCTAAATTTCCCCTGCTTCGCTGACTTCTCCTGTTCCAGCTCCTCCAGGCGCTTTACATATCTGGCAAGTGTCTCCTGCCGCCGGGGGAGCTCCAGTGCCGTCGGTTCAGCCTGCAGGAACCGCTCGTGGTCCTGCAGGGTCTGCATCTTCACCTCTTCGCAGCTCCTGATCGACTCTTCGACGTCAGCGAACATAGCCAACCGGCTTTCCGTGGCCTGCTTCTCCAAAACCGCTGCATTAGCCGCTTCACGATGGATTCCCGCGGATTTCCTTCTCTCCCGGATACGCTGCTCTGCCTCGGCCTGGTCCCGTTTGCGTCTCGTCACTTCCTCAGACAAGGCGTCGATCCGCCCCTTTTCGGCCCGCAGAGCAGCCAGAGGCTCTTCGACATCCGTCAGCATCCTCCCCAGAATGAGCCGCACCGACTCGGCGGCGTCATGGCACCCCTGCTCCCACCGTTCGAGAGCGGAGAGCTGATCGGCCGGAGCACCCGAAAACTCGGCCGCAACAAGCTTCTCCCCTTCGTTACGGCAATGCTCCAGCCGGTACTTCTCCAGCCACTGCGCCATCGTGTCGGCTACCGAAGCCTGATCCAGCAGCTTAACATGATCCAGGCGCTGCTTTTCACGCTCGCGCCGCTCCTGCTCCAGGTTTTCGACCTCGTTTCGAAGCAGTCGAAACTTCTCCATCTCCCTGGATGCCGTTTCCGCTTCTTCGATCTTCCTGTCCAGCGCGGAGATGGCATGTACTTGCAGTTCGATCTGAGACTCAAGGTGCCTCTTCTTCCCGGCAAACACATCCAGAGACGCCTTTCCCTCCAGGTTTCCGCACTCCTCCTGAAAGAAGGGGCAGAGGCCCTGCCCCAGCTTCTCCTCACCTTCGAGGATGCCGGTCCTCCTCCCCTCCAGCCTCGCCCGCTCCCCGTGCAGCTCGTCCCGCTCCCTGCGAAGCCGCTCCAGGATCTCGGCCTTTGCTTTCCACTCCTGCTCGGCAATGAGAAGGGCCTTCTTCTCGTGGACCTGGCCGTCGATCTCCGCGAGCCTTGCCAGCGTCACCTTCAGATAAGGCGTGACCGTGTGAAGCTGATGAACCGGGAGAACGGCGAATGCGGTCTCCATCTCCCGGTGCCTATCAATTGCAAGCTGCAGCGTTTTCTCCCGCTCCGACAGCTCAAGAGCTGAGCGGTTCACCTCATGTTCCTGCTCCTTGAGCTTCTCGACCTCATCTTTCAGCGTCTTTTCCAGATCCGCGGCTTCTTTCTCCTCATGCTCAGCGGCCTGAAGTGCCGAAGCCGCCTTGTTAGCAAGATCGGCAATCTCCTTTTCCAGAGACTGCTTCGCCTTCTCCCGCTCCCGAAGCTCCAGCAGCATCTTTTCTGCCGACCCGTACCGCTCCCGCCCCGGCCTCGCCTCCTCCACTGCCCGCGCCGCCGCCTCCGCCTGCTCCACCGAGGTTTTCTGCGTCACAATATATTCGTTGCCGCTGAGTATACTCTGCTCGACCTGAGCGATCTCGTTTCGCAGTGACTCGAGCGCGACTTTCCGCTCCTCCATCTCCCGCAACTGCTCTGCAACGGATGCCAGTACAGAGACACATTCCTCCAGTTCCTTCTTCCTGCTCTCCTGCTGGGCTCCGAGGTTTTCAAGTTCCTTCCTGCGCTCCGGCAGGCAGGCAACCCTCTCTTCCTTACCCGAGATGTCGGCTTCGAGAGCGCCGATCATCCCCTTTATCGTGCTCCCCAGCTCCTTGGTTTCCTCGAAGGTCTTTCGCCACGAATCTATTCCGAGAATCTCGTCGAATGCTTCTTTCCGCTTCGTCTGCTGCTTCAGGACGAACGGCCCGAGAAAATCGTTCTGAAAGGGGCCTATAACCAGCTTGAACTGGTCCGCCAGCGACCTGCCTGCCGATAACCTCAGCAGCTCCCTTATCCTCGACTCGGTCTCCTCCGCGCCCGCATGGTCCTCGAACTCGAACCCGTCTCCGACCTCCTTTGCCAGCCTCCAGTTGGCAGGAGTGCCCACCGTGCGGCTGACCTGATAGGTATCGCCATCGTCGGCAGTGAAGGTAACCGTTATCATGCCCCGTTTCTCGCCGATGGTAAGAAAACGATCCACATTCGACACGAAGTCGCGCGCATCCACACCGAACATGGCGTATCCGACAGCTTCGAAGACGGTGCTCTTGCCGACGCCGTTGGGGCCGGAGAGGACGTTGATACCGGGGGAGAAGCTTATTTTGCTGTCCCTGTGGGATTTGATGTTTTTCAGGTGAATGGAAATTATCTGCATGTCATTTCAGCAGAGCCAGAAGCTCTTCCCCCTCTGCATCACCCTTCAGCACCTGATTCCTTATTGCCAGCGCAAGGCTTACAAGTTCCTCCTCCTTCCCCTTCCATTCGCTGTTCGCCCCGACCAGTTCCCGCAGCACGTCCCGCTCGATATCGTGCAGGCTCCGGTGCTCTTTTTCCTCGAATCCGCTCCCCGTGACGAGGGAAAGGTGGTTCTTGATCTCGCAGTGCAACGGGTCGGCCAGTTCCTCCAGCAGCAGCCGCAGCCGTTCCCGGCCAAGTTCGAAGGGATGAAACCTGACACGCCCCGTCACCTTCAGCTCTATCAGCGGCTTCCCCCCCACATCCTTAAGCTTCTCCCCCAGTTCCCGCTTCAGGTGCTCCAGGGCATGCTCAACGTTGTCAGCTCCGTCAATGCTCACTGACACCGACTTCATGGGCCGCGGCGTGGTGGTACGGAACTCCGGGGTGTATTTACCATCCTCGATGGTGACGAACCAGTACCCCTTGTCGTAGCCCTCCTCCCCGAAATTCACCCGCTCGGGAGAACCGGGGTTGCAGGCGTAAGCGCGGCCGTCAGGGGTCGATACGGTGTAGGGTTTATGGCCGTGTCCCAGGGCGACGTAGTCGAACACCTCCGAGAGGGGCAGCGCCTCTTCCGGCTTTATGTTTCCGATCTCAACGGGAGAAAAGGTCCAGATGCCGACATGAAAGAGAAGAATGTTGTCCCGGGTCGTAACCCCTTCGCAGATGCGCGGCACATGCGCGCCCGCCTGGGCGCCGATGTACCCGAGGCCGTAGATGTTTACGCCGCCGACCTCGACCCGCCCGCCGCTGCCGGTTTCGTCATCGAAAGGGTCGAACCGGTAGCCGCCGCTTTCCGTGCGGGCCGGCCGGAGGAGCTTTATGTAGCCCATGTGGGAAAGCGCCTCCATCCACGATATGCTGTCGCGGCGGTGAATCCAGTCATGATTGCCTTCGACGGCTATGCAGGGGATACCTGCGTCCTTCAGGGGTTGCAGGACCTCTATCGTGCGGGCGAAGGTTTTGGGGAGGATCTGGCCGGTGTGGAAGAGGTCGCCGGAAATGAGTACGAAATCCGCCTCCCCCGCAATGGCGTCATGAACAATGCCCCCGAGAGTGCGGAAGAAGTCACCGTAACGCTCCATATGGCCGGCGGAGGTTCGGTAGGTCTTGCCGAGGTGTATATCGGCGGTATGGAGGAACTTTATCGGCATATTTCGTTGGAACTCCGGGAAAGATAGCCTGCCACGATGGTGAGACAAAGGGCGCGGGCGTGGGCCTTCGCGAGACACTATTAGATTGATGCACCTATCGTCAAGCTGGAAATCACCGCTTGAGCGGTTTCCGCACCGCATGCCGCAGCTCCTTTGTCATTCATATCTTCAATAGAACAGGCTAATTTGCGAAAAATAATTCCAAGCTCTTCTTGCATTGATTTTAGTCTGCCGTACACTCCTCATTAACAACATGAGTGCCCCAAACTACCGAAAAACCTGACCTTCCGACAGGAAGGACGAGTGCCCACTATTGACTAGACGGCC from Geobacter sp. DSM 9736 includes the following:
- a CDS encoding exonuclease SbcCD subunit D, whose product is MPIKFLHTADIHLGKTYRTSAGHMERYGDFFRTLGGIVHDAIAGEADFVLISGDLFHTGQILPKTFARTIEVLQPLKDAGIPCIAVEGNHDWIHRRDSISWMEALSHMGYIKLLRPARTESGGYRFDPFDDETGSGGRVEVGGVNIYGLGYIGAQAGAHVPRICEGVTTRDNILLFHVGIWTFSPVEIGNIKPEEALPLSEVFDYVALGHGHKPYTVSTPDGRAYACNPGSPERVNFGEEGYDKGYWFVTIEDGKYTPEFRTTTPRPMKSVSVSIDGADNVEHALEHLKRELGEKLKDVGGKPLIELKVTGRVRFHPFELGRERLRLLLEELADPLHCEIKNHLSLVTGSGFEEKEHRSLHDIERDVLRELVGANSEWKGKEEELVSLALAIRNQVLKGDAEGEELLALLK
- a CDS encoding isoprenylcysteine carboxylmethyltransferase family protein; this encodes MTSSSKTSRGGWFIVGQFSLFALIAFGPSTTDALPPWSPLWWNIGSVAGGVLFAAGGLLALVATLQHGKFFTPFVRPREGSVLLDRGAYRLVRHPIYSGLLFMGFGWGLWVHGWLTLGYTVLLLILLDMKARREEKWLEKQFPGYPAYKRRVRRFFPYLY
- a CDS encoding methylglyoxal synthase, with protein sequence MEEDSMPRKSIALVAHDNKKDDLLKWVASHRESISVHHLYATGTTGTLLEEILELPVTKMQSGPLGGDQQIGAKIAEGEIDFIIFFWDPLEPQPHDPDVKALLRLAVLWNVPVACNLATADFLISSPLMSSDYQRHIPDFTTYRQRLVNQPVPETGQAG
- a CDS encoding AAA family ATPase — its product is MQIISIHLKNIKSHRDSKISFSPGINVLSGPNGVGKSTVFEAVGYAMFGVDARDFVSNVDRFLTIGEKRGMITVTFTADDGDTYQVSRTVGTPANWRLAKEVGDGFEFEDHAGAEETESRIRELLRLSAGRSLADQFKLVIGPFQNDFLGPFVLKQQTKRKEAFDEILGIDSWRKTFEETKELGSTIKGMIGALEADISGKEERVACLPERRKELENLGAQQESRKKELEECVSVLASVAEQLREMEERKVALESLRNEIAQVEQSILSGNEYIVTQKTSVEQAEAAARAVEEARPGRERYGSAEKMLLELREREKAKQSLEKEIADLANKAASALQAAEHEEKEAADLEKTLKDEVEKLKEQEHEVNRSALELSEREKTLQLAIDRHREMETAFAVLPVHQLHTVTPYLKVTLARLAEIDGQVHEKKALLIAEQEWKAKAEILERLRRERDELHGERARLEGRRTGILEGEEKLGQGLCPFFQEECGNLEGKASLDVFAGKKRHLESQIELQVHAISALDRKIEEAETASREMEKFRLLRNEVENLEQERREREKQRLDHVKLLDQASVADTMAQWLEKYRLEHCRNEGEKLVAAEFSGAPADQLSALERWEQGCHDAAESVRLILGRMLTDVEEPLAALRAEKGRIDALSEEVTRRKRDQAEAEQRIRERRKSAGIHREAANAAVLEKQATESRLAMFADVEESIRSCEEVKMQTLQDHERFLQAEPTALELPRRQETLARYVKRLEELEQEKSAKQGKFSELSTGYSAETHAAAQGRKEALNASTAALREALNHLDQNLKRVAGEVAELQKVQEEIGRKQEELRELRKKEELVKYLRNRVFNKVSAQLSERFREEIGTRADTIYRTIAESDEELHWGENYQIVLRDMVDGTIRERTDDQLSGGQLMSAVVALRLALLQTTGARVAFFDEPTSNLDASRRGNLAQAFRAIDHGKEEVSEHWYDQLFLISHDVSFTEITDQVIQLEGDLGSN